The Eriocheir sinensis breed Jianghai 21 chromosome 24, ASM2467909v1, whole genome shotgun sequence genome contains a region encoding:
- the LOC127002775 gene encoding putative exonuclease GOR isoform X6: protein MSDLGEFYGRLNRLVMPEAELFHYGYPRPGNAPGRARVGTHHGTYWKVMPGPRKRICERCSKVYEVDSEGWPAVRETCKWHMQRARNGVHPCCGHRQGGQSCQTSDYHIHCNIDPANLTGFINTSSGAAHDRSVLALDCEMVATTRGYEVVALTVVDHRCRPVYETMVKPEGHVLNYNTPFSGLTAADLRGVTTTLRDVHAKLLTLMGPRTILVGHGMHNDLMSLRLLHGHIVDTIHLYPHVNRWPSKSPLSFLKKRHLPRLNEGGLKCREDAVATMMLARIKSGIRARP, encoded by the exons ATGTCTGACCTCGGCGAGTTCTACGGACGACTCAACCGCCTCGTCATGCCCGAGGCGGAGCTGTTCCACTACGGGTACCCGCGGCCCGGCAATGCCCCTGGCCGAGCGCGGGTCGGCACACACCATGGCACCTACTGGAAGGTAATGCCGGGCCCCAGGAAGCGCATTTGTGAACGTTGCAGTAAAGTCTACGAGGTGGACAGCGAGGGGTGGCCGGCGGTGCGGGAGACCTGCAAGTGGCACATGCAGCGGGCCAGGAATGGCGTGCACCCGTGCTGCGGGCATCGCCAAGGCGGCCAGTCCTGCCAGACCTCGGACTACCACATCCACTGTAACATCGACCCTGCCAACCTGACGGGCTTCATCAACACGAGCAGCGGCGCCGCGCACGACAG GTCTGTGTTGGCGCTGGACTGCGAGATGGTGGCCACGACCCGCGGGTACGAG GTGGTGGCGCTCACCGTGGTGGACCACCGCTGCCGGCCGGTGTACGAGACCATGGTGAAGCCCGAGGGCCACGTCCTCAACTACAACACGCCCTTCTCGGGCCTCACCGCCGCTGACCTGCGCGGCGTCACCACCACGCTGCGGGACGTGCACGCCAAGCTGCTGACTCTGATGGGGCCCCGCACCATCCTGGTGGGTCACGGCATGCACAACGACCTCATGTCGCTGCGGCTGCTGCACGGCCACATCGTGGACACCATCCACTTGTACCCTCACGTCAACCGCTGGCCGTCCAAAAGTCCGCTCAGCTTCCTCAAAAAGCGCCACCTGCCCCGCCTCAACGAGGGCGGCCTCAAGTGCCGCGAGGATGCCGTGGCCACCATGATGCTGGCCCGTATCAAGAGTGGCATCAGGGCCAGGCCTTAG
- the LOC127002775 gene encoding putative exonuclease GOR isoform X2, with translation MSDLGEFYGRLNRLVMPEAELFHYGYPRPGNAPGRARVGTHHGTYWKVMPGPRKRICERCSKVYEVDSEGWPAVRETCKWHMQRARNGVHPCCGHRQGGQSCQTSDYHIHCNIDPANLTGFINTSSGAAHDRSVLALDCEMVATTRGYEVVALTVVDHRCRPVYETMVKPEGHVLNYNTPFSGLTAADLRGVTTTLRDVHAKLLTLMGPRTILVGHGMHNDLMSLRLLHGHIVDTIHLYPHVNRWPSKSPLSFLKKRHLPRLNEGGLKCREDAVATMMLARIKSGIRARP, from the exons ATGTCTGACCTCGGCGAGTTCTACGGACGACTCAACCGCCTCGTCATGCCCGAGGCGGAGCTGTTCCACTACGGGTACCCGCGGCCCGGCAATGCCCCTGGCCGAGCGCGGGTCGGCACACACCATGGCACCTACTGGAAGGTAATGCCGGGCCCCAGGAAGCGCATTTGTGAACGTTGCAGTAAAGTCTACGAGGTGGACAGCGAGGGGTGGCCGGCGGTGCGGGAGACCTGCAAGTGGCACATGCAGCGGGCCAGGAATGGCGTGCACCCGTGCTGCGGGCATCGCCAAGGCGGCCAGTCCTGCCAGACCTCGGACTACCACATCCACTGTAACATCGACCCTGCCAACCTGACGGGCTTCATCAACACGAGCAGCGGCGCCGCGCACGACAG GTCTGTGTTGGCGCTGGACTGCGAGATGGTGGCCACGACCCGCGGGTACGAGGTGGTGGCGCTCACCGTGGTGGACCACCGCTGCCGGCCGGTGTACGAGACCATGGTGAAGCCCGAGGGCCACGTCCTCAACTACAACACGCCCTTCTCGGGCCTCACCGCCGCTGACCTGCGCGGCGTCACCACCACGCTGCGGGACGTGCACGCCAAGCTGCTGACTCTGATGGGGCCCCGCACCATCCTGGTGGGTCACGGCATGCACAACGACCTCATGTCGCTGCGGCTGCTGCACGGCCACATCGTGGACACCATCCACTTGTACCCTCACGTCAACCGCTGGCCGTCCAAAAGTCCGCTCAGCTTCCTCAAAAAGCGCCACCTGCCCCGCCTCAACGAGGGCGGCCTCAAGTGCCGCGAGGATGCCGTGGCCACCATGATGCTGGCCCGTATCAAGAGTGGCATCAGGGCCAGGCCTTAG
- the LOC127002775 gene encoding putative exonuclease GOR isoform X3, with translation MSDLGEFYGRLNRLVMPEAELFHYGYPRPGNAPGRARVGTHHGTYWKVMPGPRKRICERCSKVYEVDSEGWPAVRETCKWHMQRARNGVHPCCGHRQGGQSCQTSDYHIHCNIDPANLTGFINTSSGAAHDRSVLALDCEMVATTRGYEVVALTVVDHRCRPVYETMVKPEGHVLNYNTPFSGLTAADLRGVTTTLRDVHAKLLTLMGPRTILVGHGMHNDLMSLRLLHGHIVDTIHLYPHVNRWPSKSPLSFLKKRHLPRLNEGGLKCREDAVATMMLARIKSGIRARP, from the exons ATGTCTGACCTCGGCGAGTTCTACGGACGACTCAACCGCCTCGTCATGCCCGAGGCGGAGCTGTTCCACTACGGGTACCCGCGGCCCGGCAATGCCCCTGGCCGAGCGCGGGTCGGCACACACCATGGCACCTACTGGAAGGTAATGCCGGGCCCCAGGAAGCGCATTTGTGAACGTTGCAGTAAAGTCTACGAGGTGGACAGCGAGGGGTGGCCGGCGGTGCGGGAGACCTGCAAGTGGCACATGCAGCGGGCCAGGAATGGCGTGCACCCGTGCTGCGGGCATCGCCAAGGCGGCCAGTCCTGCCAGACCTCGGACTACCACATCCACTGTAACATCGACCCTGCCAACCTGACGGGCTTCATCAACACGAGCAGCGGCGCCGCGCACGACAGGTCTGTGTTGGCGCTGGACTGCGAGATGGTGGCCACGACCCGCGGATACGAG GTGGTGGCGCTCACCGTGGTGGACCACCGCTGCCGGCCGGTGTACGAGACCATGGTGAAGCCCGAGGGCCACGTCCTCAACTACAACACGCCCTTCTCGGGCCTCACCGCCGCTGACCTGCGCGGCGTCACCACCACGCTGCGGGACGTGCACGCCAAGCTGCTGACTCTGATGGGGCCCCGCACCATCCTGGTGGGTCACGGCATGCACAACGACCTCATGTCGCTGCGGCTGCTGCACGGCCACATCGTGGACACCATCCACTTGTACCCTCACGTCAACCGCTGGCCGTCCAAAAGTCCGCTCAGCTTCCTCAAAAAGCGCCACCTGCCCCGCCTCAACGAGGGCGGCCTCAAGTGCCGCGAGGATGCCGTGGCCACCATGATGCTGGCCCGTATCAAGAGTGGCATCAGGGCCAGGCCTTAG
- the LOC127002774 gene encoding exonuclease GOR-like isoform X1: MLIFFPCRLVTTCGLRFVAGAEAPVMSDLSDLYNRLDRRVMSEAELFRYGYPRPGNAPGQARVGTHHGTYWKVMPGPRKHNCNRCEKIYEVDSEGWPAVRETCKWHMQRARNGVHPCCGLRQGGQSCQTSDYHIHCDIDPDNLTGFINTSSGAAHDRSVLALDCEMVATTRGYEVVALTVVDHRCRPVYETMVKPEGHVLNYNTPFSGLTAADLRGVTTTLRDVHAKLLALMGPRTILVGHGMHNDLVWLRLLHGHIVDTNQLYPHENGWPAKSPLNFLKKRHLPPLNEGGLKCREDTVATMMLARLKCGFKARP, translated from the exons atgttaatattttttccttgtcGTTTGGTTACTACGTGTGGCTTAAG GTTCGTGGCCGGCGCAGAAGCACCAGTCATGTCTGACCTCAGTGACTTGTACAACCGCCTGGACCGCCGCGTCATGTCTGAGGCGGAGCTGTTCCGCTACGGGTACCCGCGGCCCGGCAATGCCCCTGGCCAGGCGCGGGTCGGCACACACCATGGCACCTACTGGAAGGTAATGCCGGGCCCCAGGAAGCATAATTGTAACCGCTGCGAAAAAATCTACGAGGTAGACAGCGAGGGGTGGCCGGCGGTGCGGGAGACCTGCAAGTGGCACATGCAGCGGGCCAGGAATGGCGTGCACCCGTGCTGCGGGCTGCGCCAAGGCGGCCAGTCCTGCCAGACCTCGGACTACCACATCCACTGTGACATCGACCCTGACAACCTGACGGGCTTCATCAACACGAGCAGCGGCGCCGCGCACGACAGGTCTGTGTTGGCGCTGGACTGCGAGATGGTGGCCACGACCCGCGGGTACGAGGTGGTGGCGCTCACCGTGGTGGACCACCGCTGCCGGCCGGTGTACGAGACCATGGTGAAGCCCGAGGGCCACGTCCTCAACTACAACACGCCCTTCTCGGGCCTCACCGCCGCTGACCTGCGCGGCGTCACCACCACGCTGCGGGACGTGCACGCCAAGCTGCTGGCTCTGATGGGGCCCCGCACCATCCTGGTGGGCCACGGCATGCACAACGACCTTGTGTGGCTGCGGCTGCTGCACGGCCACATCGTGGACACCAACCAGCTGTACCCGCACGAAAATGGGTGGCCGGCTAAGAGCCCGCTCAACTTCCTCAAGAAGCGCCACCTGCCCCCCCTCAACGAGGGCGGCCTCAAGTGCCGCGAGGATACCGTGGCCACCATGATGCTGGCGCGCCTCAAGTGTGGCTTTAAAGCCAGGCCGTAA
- the LOC127002774 gene encoding exonuclease GOR-like isoform X2 has product MSDLSDLYNRLDRRVMSEAELFRYGYPRPGNAPGQARVGTHHGTYWKVMPGPRKHNCNRCEKIYEVDSEGWPAVRETCKWHMQRARNGVHPCCGLRQGGQSCQTSDYHIHCDIDPDNLTGFINTSSGAAHDRSVLALDCEMVATTRGYEVVALTVVDHRCRPVYETMVKPEGHVLNYNTPFSGLTAADLRGVTTTLRDVHAKLLALMGPRTILVGHGMHNDLVWLRLLHGHIVDTNQLYPHENGWPAKSPLNFLKKRHLPPLNEGGLKCREDTVATMMLARLKCGFKARP; this is encoded by the coding sequence ATGTCTGACCTCAGTGACTTGTACAACCGCCTGGACCGCCGCGTCATGTCTGAGGCGGAGCTGTTCCGCTACGGGTACCCGCGGCCCGGCAATGCCCCTGGCCAGGCGCGGGTCGGCACACACCATGGCACCTACTGGAAGGTAATGCCGGGCCCCAGGAAGCATAATTGTAACCGCTGCGAAAAAATCTACGAGGTAGACAGCGAGGGGTGGCCGGCGGTGCGGGAGACCTGCAAGTGGCACATGCAGCGGGCCAGGAATGGCGTGCACCCGTGCTGCGGGCTGCGCCAAGGCGGCCAGTCCTGCCAGACCTCGGACTACCACATCCACTGTGACATCGACCCTGACAACCTGACGGGCTTCATCAACACGAGCAGCGGCGCCGCGCACGACAGGTCTGTGTTGGCGCTGGACTGCGAGATGGTGGCCACGACCCGCGGGTACGAGGTGGTGGCGCTCACCGTGGTGGACCACCGCTGCCGGCCGGTGTACGAGACCATGGTGAAGCCCGAGGGCCACGTCCTCAACTACAACACGCCCTTCTCGGGCCTCACCGCCGCTGACCTGCGCGGCGTCACCACCACGCTGCGGGACGTGCACGCCAAGCTGCTGGCTCTGATGGGGCCCCGCACCATCCTGGTGGGCCACGGCATGCACAACGACCTTGTGTGGCTGCGGCTGCTGCACGGCCACATCGTGGACACCAACCAGCTGTACCCGCACGAAAATGGGTGGCCGGCTAAGAGCCCGCTCAACTTCCTCAAGAAGCGCCACCTGCCCCCCCTCAACGAGGGCGGCCTCAAGTGCCGCGAGGATACCGTGGCCACCATGATGCTGGCGCGCCTCAAGTGTGGCTTTAAAGCCAGGCCGTAA
- the LOC127002775 gene encoding putative exonuclease GOR isoform X4, producing MSDLGEFYGRLNRLVMPEAELFHYGYPRPGNAPGRARVGTHHGTYWKVMPGPRKRICERCSKVYEVDSEGWPAVRETCKWHMQRARNGVHPCCGHRQGGQSCQTSDYHIHCNIDPANLTGFINTSSGAAHDRSVLALDCEMVATTRGYEVVALTVVDHRCRPVYETMVKPEGHVLDYNTPFSGLTAADLRGVTTTLRDVHAKLLALVGPRTILVGHGMHNDLVWLRLLHGHIVDTIQLYPHPKRWPNLNSLSFLMQRHLPPLNEGGHKCRKDAVATMMLARLKCGLRSRP from the exons ATGTCTGACCTCGGCGAGTTCTACGGACGACTCAACCGCCTCGTCATGCCCGAGGCGGAGCTGTTCCACTACGGGTACCCGCGGCCCGGCAATGCCCCTGGCCGAGCGCGGGTCGGCACACACCATGGCACCTACTGGAAGGTAATGCCGGGCCCCAGGAAGCGCATTTGTGAACGTTGCAGTAAAGTCTACGAGGTGGACAGCGAGGGGTGGCCGGCGGTGCGGGAGACCTGCAAGTGGCACATGCAGCGGGCCAGGAATGGCGTGCACCCGTGCTGCGGGCATCGCCAAGGCGGCCAGTCCTGCCAGACCTCGGACTACCACATCCACTGTAACATCGACCCTGCCAACCTGACGGGCTTCATCAACACGAGCAGCGGCGCCGCGCACGACAG GTCTGTGTTGGCGCTGGACTGCGAGATGGTGGCCACGACCCGCGGGTACGAGGTGGTGGCGCTCACCGTGGTGGACCACCGCTGCCGGCCGGTATACGAGACCATGGTGAAGCCCGAGGGCCACGTCCTCGACTACAACACGCCCTTCTCGGGCCTCACCGCCGCTGACCTGCGCGGCGTCACCACCACGCTGCGGGACGTGCACGCCAAGCTGCTGGCTCTGGTGGGGCCCCGCACCATCCTGGTGGGCCACGGCATGCACAACGACCTTGTGTGGCTGCGGCTGCTGCACGGCCACATCGTGGACACCATCCAGCTGTACCCGCATCCCAAGCGCTGGCCGAATTTGAACTCGCTCAGCTTCCTGATGCAGCGCCACCTGCCCCCCCTCAACGAGGGCGGCCACAAGTGCCGCAAGGACGCCGTGGCCACCATGATGCTGGCCCGCCTCAAATGTGGCCTCAGATCCAGGCCTTAG
- the LOC127002775 gene encoding putative exonuclease GOR isoform X5, which translates to MSDLGEFYGRLNRLVMPEAELFHYGYPRPGNAPGRARVGTHHGTYWKVMPGPRKRICERCSKVYEVDSEGWPAVRETCKWHMQRARNGVHPCCGHRQGGQSCQTSDYHIHCNIDPANLTGFINTSSGAAHDRSVLALDCEMVATTRGYEVVALTVVDHRCRPVYETMVKPEGHVLDYNTPFSGLTAADLRGVTTTLRDVHAKLLALVGPRTILVGHGMHNDLVWLRLLHGHIVDTIQLYPHPKRWPNLNSLSFLMQRHLPPLNEGGHKCRKDAVATMMLARLKCGLRSRP; encoded by the exons ATGTCTGACCTCGGCGAGTTCTACGGACGACTCAACCGCCTCGTCATGCCCGAGGCGGAGCTGTTCCACTACGGGTACCCGCGGCCCGGCAATGCCCCTGGCCGAGCGCGGGTCGGCACACACCATGGCACCTACTGGAAGGTAATGCCGGGCCCCAGGAAGCGCATTTGTGAACGTTGCAGTAAAGTCTACGAGGTGGACAGCGAGGGGTGGCCGGCGGTGCGGGAGACCTGCAAGTGGCACATGCAGCGGGCCAGGAATGGCGTGCACCCGTGCTGCGGGCATCGCCAAGGCGGCCAGTCCTGCCAGACCTCGGACTACCACATCCACTGTAACATCGACCCTGCCAACCTGACGGGCTTCATCAACACGAGCAGCGGCGCCGCGCACGACAGGTCTGTGTTGGCGCTGGACTGCGAGATGGTGGCCACGACCCGCGGATACGAG GTGGTGGCGCTCACCGTGGTGGACCACCGCTGCCGGCCGGTATACGAGACCATGGTGAAGCCCGAGGGCCACGTCCTCGACTACAACACGCCCTTCTCGGGCCTCACCGCCGCTGACCTGCGCGGCGTCACCACCACGCTGCGGGACGTGCACGCCAAGCTGCTGGCTCTGGTGGGGCCCCGCACCATCCTGGTGGGCCACGGCATGCACAACGACCTTGTGTGGCTGCGGCTGCTGCACGGCCACATCGTGGACACCATCCAGCTGTACCCGCATCCCAAGCGCTGGCCGAATTTGAACTCGCTCAGCTTCCTGATGCAGCGCCACCTGCCCCCCCTCAACGAGGGCGGCCACAAGTGCCGCAAGGACGCCGTGGCCACCATGATGCTGGCCCGCCTCAAATGTGGCCTCAGATCCAGGCCTTAG
- the LOC127002775 gene encoding RNA exonuclease 1 homolog isoform X1: MSDLGEFYGRLNRLVMPEAELFHYGYPRPGNAPGRARVGTHHGTYWKVMPGPRKRICERCSKVYEVDSEGWPAVRETCKWHMQRARNGVHPCCGHRQGGQSCQTSDYHIHCNIDPANLTGFINTSSGAAHDRSVLALDCEMVATTRGYEVVALAVVDHRCQPVYETMVKPEGHVLNYNTPFSGLTAADLRGVTTTLRDVHAKLLALMGPRTILVGHGMHNDLVWLRLLHGHIVDTIQLYPHAKGWPNLNSLSFLMERHLPPLNEGGLKCRKDTVATMMLARLKCGLRARP, encoded by the coding sequence ATGTCTGACCTCGGCGAGTTCTACGGACGACTCAACCGCCTCGTCATGCCCGAGGCGGAGCTGTTCCACTACGGGTACCCGCGGCCCGGCAATGCCCCTGGCCGAGCGCGGGTCGGCACACACCATGGCACCTACTGGAAGGTAATGCCGGGCCCCAGGAAGCGCATTTGTGAACGTTGCAGTAAAGTCTACGAGGTGGACAGCGAGGGGTGGCCGGCGGTGCGGGAGACCTGCAAGTGGCACATGCAGCGGGCCAGGAATGGCGTGCACCCGTGCTGCGGGCATCGCCAAGGCGGCCAGTCCTGCCAGACCTCGGACTACCACATCCACTGTAACATCGACCCTGCCAACCTGACGGGCTTCATCAACACGAGCAGCGGCGCCGCGCACGACAGGTCTGTGTTGGCGCTGGACTGCGAGATGGTGGCCACGACCCGCGGATACGAGGTGGTGGCGCTCGCCGTGGTGGACCACCGCTGCCAGCCGGTGTACGAGACCATGGTGAAGCCCGAGGGCCACGTCCTCAACTACAACACGCCCTTCTCGGGCCTCACCGCCGCTGACCTGCGCGGCGTCACCACCACGCTGCGGGACGTGCACGCCAAGCTGCTGGCTCTGATGGGGCCCCGCACCATCCTAGTGGGCCACGGCATGCACAACGACCTTGTGTGGCTGCGGCTGCTGCACGGCCACATCGTGGACACCATCCAGCTGTACCCGCATGCCAAGGGCTGGCCGAATTTGAACTCGCTCAGCTTCCTGATGGAGCGCCACCTGCCCCCCCTCAACGAGGGCGGCCTCAAGTGCCGCAAGGACACCGTGGCCACCATGATGCTGGCCCGCCTCAAATGTGGCCTCCGGGCCAGGCCTTAG